The DNA sequence TAATAGACCGGGTGCTTTGAGCCCACGGGGTATTTATCGACGACCTCTTCGGCGTGGGAGGGAATGGGAGTCGAATAACCGCGAAAGGCAATCTCTGAACTCGTATAGTTTTTTCCATCTACCGAATAGCGATAAGAAACGACGGGATCCCAGGAAGGTCTGCCACGATTTTGACCTGTCTTGACCTCAGATCGTGTGATTTCCGCTTCCGTTTGCGGCCAGTTCGCGCTTTGCCTGGCTTCGCTGATTTTCTTGAATGTCGGTTTGATCAGAAACGGTGCCCCGATGACCATGGCGGCACCAATCAGGGCTTTCGCCAGTAGAAACCAGTTGGAATCTCCTGGGTGGGGAGATAAGAATCTCATGAATCGTCCTCAGCTGAGTAGCCTCTCGTCAGCCCGCTCGCGATCAAAGGGACTGAGCAGACGTCAGCTTACGATTCTGGTGGACATTCGTGTATTTGTCAATGCGTTTCACTCTATCAGATGAGTGAATCAGCATGCTGGTCAGGTGGGGACGTATTCTCAGAACTACCTTCGCGAGCAGATAGCAGGAAGGGGGCAGCGTCGATGGCTGATCGAGCAGATTTGCCCCGGTTTAATAGGTCTCGTCAGCCAGGCCACGGGCACGACGTCGTCTGCGACGACGGTGCAACCACCGTTCACCATCTTCGGCTTCAGCGAAAAAGGAACCGGAGAGCAGGCGATAGAAAAACAGCAGAATGAAGGCACCACCGGTGGCTGCCAGGAAACCGATCGAACTGATCGGCGTGACGCGGGCCCCGTCCCAGAAAAACATCAAGGTTCCACAACCGACGACACTGCCGCCGATCCCCATCAGCATGGTACTGACGGCACCACCTGGATCTTTCCCAGGCATGATCGCCTTGGCTGCCAGACCTACCAGAGTGCCAAAACCAACCCAGACTAACATCTCGTTGACTGCTTCCTGCAGAATCCGAGTCATATTCTCATCAAACATGAAGACGGTCCTTCGTCGCTAAATGCTTTTTTATCTTGTGTTTAGGGGAGATTGTGTCTGTGAGCAGGTTGGCCCGGTGAGGAGAGGCTCTTCTTACCCGACATAGTTATTATCGTCAAGACCGATCTGAAACTTGGGTTTCGAACCGTTTTACCGGAATTTGACTCAAGTTATTTGGCTTTTTGAGACGCATGGAGTGATTGGATTTAACGGAGCTCAACCACTGAGCCAGTCATCCAGATGCTCCGCCACGAAGGCATCGTCATTCAGATGGGGGTAAGCTTCGTAGATCCGATCGATCTCAGCCAACTGTCCGGGCCCCAGGGTTTCCTGGGGATTCAGGCACCAGGTTCCCTCGAGTAGTCCCTGACGACGCAGCACTTCATGAATGCCGGGGATGCAACCCTGGAACCGGTTGGCTACGTCAAAGAAGACCGCGTTGCAGTCCGTCACTTCGGTGTTCAACTGCAGGATCGAAAGCGGAATGGCTTCGCCACGGGAGGCGATCTGCTGACATTCATCGAGAATCTCTACAGCCCGGCTGGTCCAGACGGCCCAGTGTCCAAGCAGGCCGCCCCGGATGCGGCGTTCGAGGACATTCTCACCCGAACGAAAACGGAACGGCGTGACCAGGTCGAGCACGATGTTGTCATCGTTCCCCGTATACAGGGCGATATCTTCGCGGCCCGATTCTGCCACCGCGCGGATTACGTCCAGAGTGTGATAGCGGTTGAAGGGGGCCATTTTAATCGCGGCCACGTTTTCAATCTCACAGAACCGCCGCCAGAAGGAGTAAGGGAGTAGTCGTCCGCCCACGTCGGGTTGCAGATAGAATCCGAAGACAGGAATGATCTCAGCCACGGCGCGACAGTGCTGTATCAGCGTATCTTCATCGGCTTCCTTCAGAGCGGATAGACTGAGCAGACCATAGAGGTAGCCGGCCTCGCGGGCGATACTGGCTTCGCGGGTGGCCTGATCGGTGGGACCACAAATCCCCGCGACGCGAATCAGGGGGACGCGCCGCGTCGCATCGGCCCGGTCCATCTCTTCACTGGCCAGTTCCAGAACGGGCTGAAACAGGTCGATTCCCGGTTCGCGTATTTCAAACTGTGTGGTATGCACGCCGACTGCCAGTCCGCCCACACCACTGGCGATATAATAGCGCGAGAGCGCCCTTTGCCGGCGTTCATCCAGTTGGCGGGAGGCATTCAGGGCCAGGGGATGTGCCGGGATGGCGGTTCCCTGTTGGAGCGTTTTCGTAATGATGGACGGGGTCACAGTTCGTTTGCATCCTGATTCAAAGCGAGGAAGTGATAGTCAGCTGTCTTTAGAATTTGCCGCTACGCGATTCAAAGTGAGTCGGCTTGCCCAGCAGGGGGCCGTCGGTTTGAATCCAGTGTGCGATCCAGTCGAATATCTGTTCGACATCCACCAGCGGTGCTCCGTACTTCTGATG is a window from the Gimesia benthica genome containing:
- a CDS encoding DUF3592 domain-containing protein — encoded protein: MRFLSPHPGDSNWFLLAKALIGAAMVIGAPFLIKPTFKKISEARQSANWPQTEAEITRSEVKTGQNRGRPSWDPVVSYRYSVDGKNYTSSEIAFRGYSTPIPSHAEEVVDKYPVGSKHPVYYSPEDHSKAVLEKGSNWLVNLSPLIPLVLLIAGGYSAYDNYIFLRSRLSQPKKKKKKKRASTGTSSSPDSALQRRRRRIRKNQDGG
- a CDS encoding GlsB/YeaQ/YmgE family stress response membrane protein produces the protein MFDENMTRILQEAVNEMLVWVGFGTLVGLAAKAIMPGKDPGGAVSTMLMGIGGSVVGCGTLMFFWDGARVTPISSIGFLAATGGAFILLFFYRLLSGSFFAEAEDGERWLHRRRRRRRARGLADETY
- a CDS encoding dihydrodipicolinate synthase family protein codes for the protein MTPSIITKTLQQGTAIPAHPLALNASRQLDERRQRALSRYYIASGVGGLAVGVHTTQFEIREPGIDLFQPVLELASEEMDRADATRRVPLIRVAGICGPTDQATREASIAREAGYLYGLLSLSALKEADEDTLIQHCRAVAEIIPVFGFYLQPDVGGRLLPYSFWRRFCEIENVAAIKMAPFNRYHTLDVIRAVAESGREDIALYTGNDDNIVLDLVTPFRFRSGENVLERRIRGGLLGHWAVWTSRAVEILDECQQIASRGEAIPLSILQLNTEVTDCNAVFFDVANRFQGCIPGIHEVLRRQGLLEGTWCLNPQETLGPGQLAEIDRIYEAYPHLNDDAFVAEHLDDWLSG